The Nitrospiraceae bacterium genome window below encodes:
- a CDS encoding glycosyltransferase family 4 protein, producing MKLVHITTVPQSLRFVSGQPAFMRAHGIDTHAVSSPGEVLAEFGRSEGCPVYGVEMPRRITPLQDVGALRRLWRYLRRLQPQIVHAHTPKGGLLGMLAARLARVPIRVYHMHGLPFLTATGLKRRLLMITERWSCRLATDILCVSPSVRAAAISLRLCPPSKIKVLLRGSCNGVDAAQQFNPERAGSDVRASTRRRLGIPVDALVIGFIGRLAKAKGLVELEAAWRLLREAYPTLHLMLVGPEEPNDPPPAAVLARLRSDRRVCVVGEDWNTPPLYRAMDILVLPTHREGFPVVLLEAASMALPIVATRVTGCQDAVQDGLTGTLVAPYAAEVLAGGVHRYLRDPLLRQRHGEAARAWVLQDFNPKAMCRAIYEEYVQALESRGLDTPPGCDSHDRRWRWQDAEQLRTSKSGLEG from the coding sequence ATGAAACTGGTTCATATCACCACAGTACCGCAGTCCTTGAGGTTCGTCTCAGGGCAGCCGGCCTTCATGCGTGCGCACGGTATCGACACTCATGCCGTTTCTTCACCCGGAGAAGTCTTGGCAGAGTTCGGGCGATCGGAGGGCTGCCCGGTATACGGGGTGGAGATGCCTCGTCGCATTACGCCATTGCAGGACGTGGGGGCCTTGAGACGGTTGTGGCGGTATCTTCGTAGGCTGCAGCCTCAGATCGTTCATGCTCACACCCCGAAAGGCGGCTTATTGGGAATGCTGGCGGCAAGGCTGGCCCGTGTTCCTATTCGGGTTTACCACATGCATGGCCTCCCATTCTTGACGGCTACCGGTCTCAAACGTCGATTGCTCATGATCACGGAACGCTGGTCCTGCCGGTTGGCCACAGACATTTTATGCGTGAGTCCCTCTGTTCGGGCCGCAGCGATCTCCCTCCGACTCTGTCCCCCCTCCAAGATCAAAGTCCTGCTCCGCGGCAGTTGCAACGGTGTTGACGCGGCTCAGCAGTTCAACCCGGAGCGAGCGGGCAGTGACGTACGAGCGAGCACCCGCCGGCGGCTGGGTATTCCAGTCGATGCGCTCGTTATCGGATTCATTGGACGTCTTGCCAAGGCCAAAGGGTTAGTGGAGTTGGAGGCGGCTTGGCGGTTGTTGCGGGAAGCCTATCCGACTCTTCACTTGATGTTGGTCGGGCCGGAAGAGCCCAATGATCCGCCTCCTGCTGCCGTCTTGGCGCGACTGCGATCGGATCGACGGGTGTGTGTTGTGGGAGAGGACTGGAATACCCCTCCGCTGTACCGCGCAATGGACATCTTGGTCTTGCCGACGCACCGCGAGGGATTTCCCGTGGTCTTATTGGAAGCTGCCTCCATGGCACTGCCTATCGTCGCAACACGCGTGACCGGCTGCCAGGATGCCGTGCAGGATGGCCTGACCGGGACTCTGGTTGCCCCCTACGCTGCGGAGGTATTAGCCGGAGGGGTGCATCGATACCTCCGCGATCCGCTTCTTCGGCAGCGTCATGGTGAGGCGGCCCGTGCGTGGGTGTTGCAGGATTTCAACCCCAAAGCCATGTGCCGGGCAATCTATGAGGAATATGTCCAGGCCTTGGAATCACGAGGGCTCGACACGCCCCCCGGATGTGACAGTCATGATCGGCGGTGGAGATGGCAGGATGCCGAACAGCTCCGCACGTCCAAAAGCGGATTGGAAGGTTGA
- a CDS encoding glycosyltransferase family 1 protein codes for MSRIRILHVVGAMNRGGVETWLMNVLRNIDRTRFRMDFLVHTDKPASYDEEIAGLGSDVIPCLGPGRPWTYSQGLRRILRARAPYDVIHSHVHHYSGLILRIAARQGIPIRIAHSHNDTTSLDLAAGVFRRQYLRVTKHWIAQYATHRVACSTNAAGALFGQAEHSGEPWMTLPCSIDLTAFDAPRISAAMRRELGIPEGKLIVGHVGRFAEQKNHGFLLDIAAELAVRRRDVCMLLVGDGPLRPDVERQILKRGLSGHVKVLGARTDVNRLMMNVMNVFVLPSLYEGLPVVMIEAQAAGLPCIVSDVITREADLVPGLVCRRALSDSAGVWADEILAADERGHNPSPSQALRDVKNTAYNLQRALPQLERLYSSSMLPAGA; via the coding sequence ATGAGTCGTATTCGCATTCTGCATGTTGTGGGCGCCATGAATCGGGGCGGGGTCGAAACCTGGCTCATGAATGTCCTGAGAAATATCGACCGAACGAGATTCCGCATGGATTTTCTTGTCCATACGGACAAGCCGGCCTCCTATGATGAAGAGATCGCCGGCCTAGGATCGGACGTGATTCCGTGCTTGGGGCCTGGGCGGCCGTGGACTTACTCGCAGGGCTTACGACGAATTTTACGCGCTCGCGCGCCGTACGACGTGATCCATAGCCACGTGCACCATTACAGTGGGCTGATTCTTCGAATTGCGGCGCGGCAAGGTATTCCGATTCGGATCGCTCACAGCCATAACGATACGACGTCCCTTGATCTTGCCGCAGGGGTCTTCCGTCGTCAGTATCTCAGGGTGACCAAACATTGGATCGCCCAATATGCCACGCATCGCGTAGCGTGTTCGACCAACGCCGCCGGCGCGCTGTTCGGACAGGCTGAGCATTCTGGCGAACCTTGGATGACGCTTCCTTGCAGCATTGATTTGACGGCGTTTGACGCGCCTCGTATATCGGCCGCGATGCGTCGCGAACTCGGAATTCCCGAAGGAAAGTTGATCGTAGGCCATGTCGGACGGTTTGCAGAACAAAAGAATCACGGTTTTCTTCTCGATATTGCGGCGGAGCTTGCTGTTCGGCGACGGGACGTTTGCATGCTCCTGGTCGGAGACGGGCCGCTCCGCCCGGATGTGGAGCGACAGATACTGAAGCGCGGCCTATCTGGCCATGTAAAGGTCTTAGGGGCCCGCACTGACGTCAATCGACTTATGATGAACGTGATGAACGTGTTCGTCTTGCCTTCTCTGTACGAAGGGCTTCCGGTGGTGATGATCGAGGCCCAGGCGGCAGGCCTTCCCTGCATAGTTTCTGATGTGATCACCAGGGAAGCAGATCTGGTTCCCGGATTGGTGTGCCGACGGGCCTTGTCCGATTCAGCCGGAGTCTGGGCCGACGAAATTCTGGCGGCCGATGAACGGGGCCACAATCCGTCTCCGTCGCAGGCGTTAAGAGATGTCAAGAATACTGCGTACAACCTTCAGCGTGCTCTTCCGCAATTAGAACGGCTGTACTCCTCAAGCATGCTGCCCGCCGGCGCATAG
- a CDS encoding phytanoyl-CoA dioxygenase family protein, giving the protein MTSDAGIDAFLPSSEDVRSYQRCGWYRSKRVLPDEVLDLAYAGIQRHFSGARDYILPATSGFSDWKPNDGAMVRNAEVVALQNVDVRKLALHPILGAIAARLTGSTRVRYFADTVVDKPGDLQDNESVVGWHTDLAYWQTCTSEALLTMWIPFQDCTLDMGPLLYVEGSHRWSGTDHLRTFRCKDLGELERRFPQHAPFKTVPMTLRRGELSVHHCRLIHGSGPNTSGRARVAFAVHLQDEANRFRLYRNEKGIPWHIFLDDLAAKQSDGTPDYSDPAVFPTIWPVSPPTV; this is encoded by the coding sequence ATGACCTCCGATGCGGGCATCGATGCTTTCTTGCCGTCGAGCGAAGATGTACGATCCTATCAACGGTGCGGATGGTATCGCTCGAAGCGGGTCTTGCCGGACGAAGTGTTGGACCTTGCCTATGCGGGAATTCAGCGACATTTTTCCGGAGCGCGGGATTACATCCTTCCTGCGACGAGTGGATTTTCTGATTGGAAGCCGAATGATGGTGCGATGGTGCGAAATGCGGAGGTTGTCGCGCTTCAGAATGTGGATGTGCGGAAACTCGCCCTTCATCCGATCCTCGGTGCCATCGCTGCGCGACTTACCGGAAGCACACGCGTCCGATATTTTGCTGACACAGTGGTGGACAAGCCGGGCGACTTGCAGGACAACGAGTCCGTCGTCGGCTGGCATACCGACCTGGCGTATTGGCAGACATGCACGTCCGAGGCGCTCTTGACGATGTGGATTCCCTTTCAGGACTGCACGCTCGACATGGGCCCCTTGCTGTATGTCGAAGGTAGTCACCGATGGTCAGGCACCGACCATTTGCGCACCTTTCGCTGTAAGGACCTTGGGGAATTGGAGAGACGCTTTCCTCAGCATGCACCGTTCAAAACGGTTCCGATGACGCTGCGCCGCGGAGAACTCAGTGTGCATCACTGTCGATTGATTCATGGCAGCGGTCCGAATACCAGCGGCCGTGCTCGAGTGGCATTTGCGGTACATCTCCAGGATGAAGCGAACCGCTTCCGTCTGTACAGAAACGAGAAGGGCATTCCCTGGCATATCTTCTTAGATGACCTCGCAGCCAAACAAAGTGACGGGACCCCGGATTATTCCGATCCCGCTGTATTTCCGACGATTTGGCCTGTCTCTCCTCCGACCGTTTAG
- a CDS encoding glycosyltransferase family 4 protein, which produces MGRLLKSQGRPFGVEVIGDPWEFFVPGSVSHPLRPFMRVWFYRQLARLCVRANGVAYVTREALQRRYPARPGAMVASYSDVELPDSAYRDEARVPSRTNEPIRLVSVGTLAQLYKAQDVLIAAVSDCVAQGMNLQLVLVGDGQFRAQLEAQARTLGMGARVRFAGELPSGEAVRDELDRSDVFVLPSRSEGLPRALIEAMARGLPCIGSTVGGIPELLHPDDLVAPNDARALSRMIARCIEEPGRLVRMGERNLLRAKEYHETVLRKARVTFYEWIRGETERARTVTHTRGRTVSPSVQDRSSVAEEPLR; this is translated from the coding sequence ATGGGACGGTTGCTCAAAAGTCAGGGGCGTCCGTTTGGCGTGGAAGTGATAGGAGATCCGTGGGAGTTTTTTGTGCCTGGCTCGGTAAGCCACCCGCTCAGGCCATTTATGCGGGTATGGTTCTATCGACAACTGGCACGACTATGCGTCAGGGCCAATGGTGTGGCTTACGTAACGCGTGAAGCACTGCAACGGCGATATCCTGCCAGGCCCGGCGCGATGGTCGCAAGTTACTCCGATGTCGAGTTGCCGGATTCTGCCTATCGGGATGAAGCCCGCGTACCCTCAAGGACGAACGAGCCCATCCGGCTGGTCAGTGTCGGCACGCTCGCACAACTCTACAAGGCGCAGGATGTACTCATTGCTGCGGTCTCGGATTGTGTGGCGCAAGGCATGAATCTTCAACTCGTATTGGTTGGGGACGGACAGTTCCGAGCCCAACTCGAAGCCCAAGCGAGAACGCTTGGAATGGGTGCTCGGGTGCGGTTTGCCGGGGAATTGCCATCCGGTGAGGCCGTGAGAGACGAACTCGACCGCTCGGATGTGTTTGTGCTTCCGTCCCGTTCCGAGGGACTGCCTCGCGCATTGATCGAGGCGATGGCGAGAGGCTTGCCTTGTATCGGATCGACTGTGGGCGGCATTCCGGAGTTGTTGCACCCGGATGACCTTGTGGCGCCGAATGACGCACGGGCGCTGTCACGGATGATTGCCCGTTGTATCGAGGAGCCAGGGCGTCTCGTGCGGATGGGTGAGCGTAATCTTCTCCGCGCGAAGGAGTATCACGAAACCGTGCTCAGGAAAGCGCGCGTGACGTTTTACGAATGGATTCGTGGCGAAACCGAACGGGCTCGAACAGTGACACATACCCGCGGTCGGACAGTATCGCCGAGCGTCCAAGATCGGTCTTCTGTGGCCGAGGAGCCTTTGAGATGA
- a CDS encoding sugar transferase → MKRVCDLVLTVAALPVLLPLLLVLSIIVLVAHGWPVLFSQRRPGLYGKPFTLYKFRTMTDARDAEGRLLPDSARLTRFGKWLRSTSLDELPELLNVLKGDMSLVGPRPLLMEYLAHYSREQHRRHLVPPGLTGWAQVNGRNSADWNQRFLLDLWYVDHHSFWLDCKILLMTPAKVLRRDGIVHPDDPSWEGTFKGAPSDRVSP, encoded by the coding sequence ATGAAACGGGTATGTGACCTCGTCCTCACTGTTGCGGCCTTGCCTGTGCTGCTGCCTTTGCTGTTGGTGCTTTCAATCATCGTGCTCGTGGCGCATGGATGGCCCGTGCTTTTCAGCCAGCGCCGGCCCGGCCTGTATGGCAAGCCCTTTACACTCTACAAATTCCGCACGATGACTGATGCGCGTGACGCAGAGGGGCGGCTCTTGCCGGATTCCGCCCGCCTGACTCGGTTTGGGAAGTGGCTGCGAAGTACGAGCTTGGATGAATTACCGGAATTGCTCAACGTCCTAAAGGGTGACATGAGCCTCGTCGGCCCTCGCCCGCTTTTGATGGAATATTTGGCTCATTACAGCCGAGAGCAACATCGCCGGCATTTGGTGCCACCCGGTCTGACCGGCTGGGCCCAGGTGAATGGTCGAAACTCCGCGGATTGGAACCAACGATTCCTGTTAGACCTCTGGTATGTGGACCACCACTCCTTCTGGTTAGACTGTAAAATTCTTCTGATGACGCCCGCAAAAGTTCTGCGGCGAGACGGGATCGTGCACCCCGACGATCCATCCTGGGAAGGTACTTTCAAAGGTGCGCCGTCCGATCGTGTCTCCCCATAG
- the wzy gene encoding O-antigen polysaccharide polymerase Wzy, with product MHLVLGQCAWLGLFLVQLAMTDVYELSDEQSIDALSVFLGLFALWVFWSWRAAIGHLVDLYSFFFTTLLLFSGGQALLNVFGLLPRGMLNGQFPAYEIRAALTLVIWCLLGFHTGALLNASRYRGSVETVWHRQEIADVVRQVGLILVLISVAPALYELYLDASAIQTFGYGGQFYLAKSATGIDAWTKILSMFLVPGALLLLSGSKGMRMNVIVAWLAIAGPAISYFLLGIRNVGVRGLVALLWLHSAAIRPIRMWVVALAGFSALLLIPGLAAVRSRAFSIGGTLESLQQAYATMDNPLVLALTEMGGTLLTVVHTMNLVPAVRPHEWGMGYVVALTTVFPNLFWDLHPAIQAGLPSYWLMKEIDPYAANTGFTFGYSMIAEAYLNFSSIGAPLAMSVMGYLLSAFVCWSLRFPDALKLALQAILMSFVLFVARAESHLIVRPIFWECLVPYWFILYLVYRRTRATAFVTDRPMLRDRVDGPSAASI from the coding sequence ATGCATCTGGTGCTGGGTCAATGCGCCTGGCTCGGGCTGTTCTTGGTTCAACTGGCCATGACAGACGTCTATGAGCTATCTGATGAACAGTCCATCGACGCGCTGTCGGTATTCTTGGGGCTGTTTGCTTTGTGGGTATTTTGGTCTTGGCGGGCGGCGATTGGGCATCTGGTCGATCTCTACAGCTTCTTCTTCACGACCCTGCTGCTATTTTCTGGCGGCCAAGCCTTGCTCAATGTATTCGGACTGCTTCCCCGTGGAATGTTAAACGGGCAGTTTCCGGCCTACGAAATTCGAGCGGCTCTCACGCTGGTCATTTGGTGCCTCCTTGGGTTTCATACGGGAGCGCTTCTCAACGCGTCGCGATATCGAGGCTCCGTCGAAACAGTTTGGCATCGACAAGAAATTGCCGATGTGGTCAGGCAGGTCGGCTTGATTCTCGTCCTGATAAGTGTGGCTCCTGCTCTTTACGAGTTATATCTCGATGCATCGGCGATTCAGACATTCGGTTATGGCGGACAGTTCTACCTGGCCAAATCGGCGACCGGGATCGACGCATGGACCAAGATCCTTAGCATGTTCTTGGTTCCCGGCGCGCTGCTGCTGCTTTCAGGGAGCAAGGGCATGCGGATGAACGTCATCGTGGCATGGCTGGCTATTGCAGGTCCTGCCATAAGCTATTTTCTGTTGGGTATCCGGAATGTCGGAGTCCGGGGATTGGTAGCGCTCTTGTGGCTACATTCTGCCGCAATCCGCCCCATTCGTATGTGGGTCGTGGCGCTGGCCGGCTTCTCCGCTCTCCTGCTGATCCCCGGACTTGCTGCCGTTCGAAGTCGCGCCTTCTCTATTGGAGGCACGCTCGAGTCGCTCCAGCAGGCCTATGCAACCATGGATAACCCCCTCGTGCTTGCGTTGACGGAGATGGGAGGAACCCTTCTGACCGTGGTCCATACCATGAACCTGGTTCCGGCAGTCCGCCCCCATGAGTGGGGAATGGGGTATGTGGTTGCGCTTACTACGGTGTTTCCGAATCTGTTTTGGGATCTTCATCCTGCGATCCAGGCAGGCCTACCGTCGTACTGGTTGATGAAAGAGATCGATCCGTATGCGGCCAATACGGGCTTTACGTTTGGATATTCGATGATAGCCGAAGCGTATCTCAACTTTTCGTCGATCGGTGCCCCGTTGGCGATGTCGGTGATGGGTTACCTGTTGTCCGCATTCGTGTGCTGGTCGCTTCGATTTCCTGATGCGCTCAAGCTGGCGCTCCAAGCTATTCTCATGTCCTTCGTGTTGTTCGTCGCTCGTGCTGAAAGTCACCTCATTGTCCGACCGATATTTTGGGAGTGCCTGGTGCCCTATTGGTTCATCCTCTATTTGGTCTATCGACGGACAAGAGCAACGGCGTTTGTCACGGATCGGCCCATGTTGCGGGATCGAGTTGACGGTCCTTCGGCAGCTTCCATATAG
- a CDS encoding GNAT family N-acetyltransferase, which translates to MILERDGFTVLDAAVPAQRAQWLAAWQTWSRRDVVAHPGYAELFAGPGDQTICACQNRADGGILFPLIVRSLKGESWVEDAEGISDLTSPYGYGGPFGWGTYSAEEFWQGFDAWTHSVRAVALFTRFSLFKEELIPFHGDVVVKGPCVIVPVKGDGQSLLRSYEKTARENVRQAERAGVSVEIDLECRRLDEFLSVYHSTMKRLDALPMYFFARPFFERLLAGLPRQAMLVHGIYQQQVVSSEMLLQSEDHVYSFLGGTLEAGLPVRANPLLRHAVNVWAAMNGKQFVVLGGGYAGKDSLLRYKQRFAPTSAVEFAVGTRILDPARYQSLVEQRIAWERRTTPGWLPDPGFFPAYRS; encoded by the coding sequence ATGATTCTGGAGCGAGACGGCTTCACAGTCCTTGATGCCGCTGTCCCTGCGCAGCGAGCCCAGTGGCTTGCAGCCTGGCAGACCTGGTCCCGGCGCGACGTTGTCGCCCATCCTGGTTATGCGGAGTTGTTCGCAGGACCGGGGGATCAAACTATATGTGCTTGTCAGAATCGGGCGGATGGAGGCATTCTTTTTCCGCTCATCGTGCGGTCGCTCAAGGGGGAGTCGTGGGTAGAAGACGCTGAAGGCATAAGTGATCTCACTTCACCTTATGGATATGGCGGCCCATTCGGATGGGGAACCTATTCCGCCGAGGAATTTTGGCAAGGATTCGATGCGTGGACTCATTCCGTCCGTGCCGTGGCGCTCTTCACCCGCTTTTCGCTCTTTAAGGAAGAGTTGATTCCGTTTCATGGCGATGTGGTGGTCAAGGGACCCTGTGTGATCGTGCCAGTAAAGGGTGATGGGCAAAGCCTGCTCCGGAGCTATGAGAAGACTGCGCGAGAGAATGTACGGCAAGCCGAGCGGGCAGGGGTCAGCGTCGAGATTGATCTGGAGTGTCGGCGTCTGGATGAGTTTCTCTCCGTGTACCACTCGACGATGAAGCGATTGGATGCTCTCCCCATGTATTTTTTTGCACGACCGTTCTTCGAACGTCTGCTGGCTGGGTTGCCTCGACAGGCTATGCTTGTGCACGGAATTTATCAGCAGCAGGTTGTGTCGAGCGAAATGCTTTTGCAGTCGGAGGATCACGTGTATTCGTTTCTCGGGGGGACCCTCGAAGCCGGTCTGCCGGTCCGCGCAAATCCGTTGCTTCGGCATGCGGTGAATGTTTGGGCCGCGATGAACGGTAAACAGTTTGTTGTGCTCGGAGGCGGATATGCGGGGAAGGACAGCTTGCTTCGCTACAAACAGCGCTTCGCCCCCACTAGCGCGGTAGAATTTGCCGTTGGCACCCGCATCCTTGATCCGGCCCGGTACCAGAGCCTGGTGGAGCAACGTATCGCCTGGGAACGTCGAACGACACCGGGGTGGCTCCCTGATCCCGGCTTTTTCCCCGCCTACCGTTCCTGA
- a CDS encoding acetyltransferase — MTPSESADMATKQDLILIGGGGHCLSCLDVIELHGGFNVLGIVDEKNEVHRLLGEYPLLGHEEDLPILARTCPNFLVTIGQIKLWEPRFRVYAVLKELGVNLPTVVSPLAHVARNAKLGEGTIVMHHAVVNAGATVGGNCIINTRALVEHDAVIEDHCHISTGAIINGGATVRQRSFIGSNAVLRERIVVGEESIVGAGVAVTQDLPSGSLIRP, encoded by the coding sequence GTGACTCCGTCCGAATCAGCAGACATGGCTACCAAACAAGACCTCATTCTGATTGGCGGAGGTGGGCATTGTCTCTCGTGCCTCGACGTGATTGAGCTGCATGGCGGCTTCAATGTGCTCGGCATCGTGGATGAGAAGAATGAAGTGCATCGCTTGCTGGGGGAGTATCCATTGCTCGGGCATGAGGAAGATTTGCCGATCTTAGCGCGGACGTGCCCCAACTTTCTCGTCACGATAGGGCAGATCAAACTGTGGGAGCCGCGGTTTCGTGTCTATGCGGTACTGAAGGAACTTGGAGTGAACTTGCCGACGGTTGTCTCTCCTTTGGCACATGTGGCGCGCAATGCCAAGCTCGGGGAGGGAACCATTGTGATGCACCATGCGGTGGTCAACGCAGGAGCGACCGTCGGAGGAAACTGCATCATCAATACGCGAGCGCTAGTCGAGCATGATGCCGTTATTGAAGATCATTGCCATATTTCTACCGGCGCCATCATCAATGGAGGTGCAACTGTCCGGCAACGCTCCTTCATCGGAAGTAATGCGGTGCTTCGGGAAAGGATTGTTGTGGGGGAGGAATCCATTGTCGGCGCTGGTGTCGCAGTTACTCAGGATTTACCCTCAGGTTCTTTGATCCGTCCATGA
- a CDS encoding oligosaccharide flippase family protein gives MMRTSLGRAAIWTGLGDATYALCQWAVLMVLARLGTTEMVGQYALALAVTAPVVIFANLGLRPLQSTDARDQFTFDEYLRLRLSATCIALLVIAVLALQYRLQTAAIVMAVGVAKAVESVSDVYFGLLQKHERMALIARSLALKGIVSIIAFTVGFMISGTLLGAVCGLVLAWVAVLGVYDLPNGRVVLGRPVHARPLYDGIDWSRLRRLAGLAVPLGIGSMLLSLNTSIPRYVVESYWGERALGLYAGMVYVGVAAGMLVNSVGQTVTPRLSREWAAGAVSSFNRLLLGFGLLAAAWGTLGIALAWFAGEWFLGLLYGKQFSDESGVFVWVMGAAAVSHLASVMGFGMTAARIIMSQSVQFACVALVGLSTAYLLIPRFGIRGAVWSLGLSWAFQLMLSFACLAGESVRRLQRQGLPSFYAGSVEKVAVEETASR, from the coding sequence ATGATGCGTACGTCTCTTGGGCGAGCCGCAATCTGGACCGGGCTTGGAGATGCGACGTATGCGTTATGCCAATGGGCAGTGTTGATGGTGCTCGCCCGTCTCGGCACAACGGAAATGGTCGGTCAGTATGCCCTTGCACTGGCGGTCACCGCGCCGGTGGTCATTTTTGCGAATCTCGGATTGCGGCCTCTCCAGTCGACGGATGCCCGTGACCAATTTACCTTCGACGAGTACTTGCGTCTTCGGTTGAGTGCGACGTGCATTGCGCTTCTGGTGATCGCGGTCCTCGCTCTGCAGTATCGGCTGCAAACGGCAGCGATTGTGATGGCCGTTGGAGTCGCTAAGGCCGTCGAATCCGTGAGCGATGTCTACTTCGGTCTTCTCCAGAAGCACGAGCGTATGGCGCTCATTGCTCGCTCCTTGGCTCTGAAGGGAATCGTCTCGATCATCGCATTTACAGTGGGATTTATGATTTCCGGGACCCTGTTGGGGGCTGTGTGCGGGCTCGTGTTGGCTTGGGTTGCGGTGTTGGGCGTCTATGATCTGCCAAATGGGCGGGTGGTCCTGGGTAGGCCGGTCCATGCGCGGCCGCTGTACGACGGCATCGACTGGTCCAGACTTCGGAGGCTTGCTGGTCTGGCCGTGCCGCTAGGCATTGGGAGCATGCTGCTATCGCTGAATACGAGTATCCCTCGATATGTCGTTGAGTCTTACTGGGGGGAGCGAGCTTTGGGCCTGTACGCCGGTATGGTGTATGTGGGGGTGGCGGCGGGCATGTTGGTGAACTCCGTCGGACAAACGGTCACTCCTCGATTGTCTCGGGAATGGGCAGCCGGAGCGGTGAGTTCGTTCAATAGACTCTTACTCGGATTTGGGCTCCTCGCCGCTGCCTGGGGCACATTGGGAATCGCTCTCGCCTGGTTTGCCGGGGAATGGTTCCTCGGGCTGTTGTATGGAAAGCAGTTTAGCGACGAATCCGGTGTATTCGTGTGGGTCATGGGCGCAGCCGCTGTTTCGCATCTTGCGTCAGTGATGGGTTTCGGGATGACGGCCGCTCGCATTATCATGAGCCAATCCGTGCAGTTCGCCTGTGTGGCCCTCGTGGGCCTGTCGACCGCGTACCTGCTCATTCCTCGATTCGGCATCCGGGGGGCGGTGTGGTCTCTGGGATTGTCATGGGCATTTCAGTTGATGCTCTCGTTCGCCTGTCTTGCCGGTGAATCCGTGCGTCGCCTCCAGCGTCAGGGCTTGCCGAGTTTCTACGCCGGGTCCGTTGAAAAAGTGGCCGTGGAAGAGACTGCCAGTCGATAG